A portion of the Gopherus evgoodei ecotype Sinaloan lineage unplaced genomic scaffold, rGopEvg1_v1.p scaffold_94_arrow_ctg1, whole genome shotgun sequence genome contains these proteins:
- the LOC115644179 gene encoding zinc finger protein 501-like, whose amino-acid sequence MQENYEKVTLLGFPVSKPSVISQLEGGEEPWVLDLQGSEESEILRSHWTGEETLNQPRNSGDGVVRESEEQNPHQEDAELAEVHEELLRRSKGSVTSPCDQGKADESYQRQAREQGNHSEERVDEPINCQGTPRDLKETTSQEKILMEKREIMCSECGKNFNYHSGLIRHEIIHTKERPYECCECGKSFNRTSALSRHQQIHRGEKPYECCECGKSFTQRYTLNSHQRIHTGEKPYKCCKCGLSFTQRSALISHQTMHTGERPYECCECGKSFSRRSNLTIHQRIHTGERPYECRECGKRFTHSSSLTSHQTTHAGERPYECCECGKSFSRSSNLTMHQRIHTGETPYECSECGKRFTHLSSLISHQRVHTGERPYECSECGKSFSRSSTLITHYRIHTGQRPYECCECGKSFAHSSGLSKHQRIRKGDKLHKNLL is encoded by the exons atgcaggagaactacgagAAGGTGACCTTGCTGG ggtttccagtttccaaaccctctgtgatctcccagctggaaggaggggaagagccatgggtcctGGATCTCCAGGGTTCTGAGGAAAGCGAGATCCTGAGAAGTCACTGGACAGGTGAAGAAACATTAAACCAACCCAGAAACT CAGGTGATGGGGTGGTGAGGGAGAGCGAGGAGCAGAATCCTCaccaggaagatgctgagctTGCCGAAGTGCATGAGGAATTACTGCGAAGATCCAAAGGGAGCGTGACCAGCCCCTGTGATCAGGGAAAAGCTGATGAAAGTTACCAGAGACAAGCgagagagcagggaaaccacTCAGAGGAGAGAGTGGATGAACCCATTAATTGTCAGGGAACTCCCAGGGACCTCAAGGAAACTACGTCCCAGGAGAAAATCCTCATGGAGAAGCGAGAGATTATGtgtagtgagtgtgggaaaaacttcaattACCATTCAGGCCTTATTCGACATGAGATAATCCACACAAAAGAGAGACCCtacgaatgctgtgagtgtgggaaaagcttcaatcgtaCCTCTGCCCTTAGTAGGCATCAGCAAATACACAGaggagagaaaccctatgaatgctgtgagtgcgggaaaagtttCACTCAGAGATATACCCTTAACtctcatcagagaatccacacgggagagaaaccCTACAAATGCTGCAAGTGCGGGCTAAGCTTCACTCAGAGATCAGCCCTTATCTCTCATCAGACAATGCACACGGGAGAGCGACCCTACGAATGctgcgagtgtgggaaaagcttctctcGGCGCTCAAACCTTACTATACATCAgcggatccacacaggagagagaccttatgaatgccgtgagtgcggGAAACGTTTCACTCACTCCTCCTCCCTTACCTCTCATCAGACAACGCACGCAGGAGAGCGACCCTATGAATgttgtgagtgcgggaaaagcttctctCGGAGCTCAAACCTTACTatgcatcagaggatccacacaggagagacaccctatgaatgcagtgagtgcgggAAACGTTTCACTCACCTCTCCTCCCTTATCTCTCACCAGAGagtccacacgggagagagaccctatgaatgcagtgagtgcgggaaaagcttctctCGGAGCTCAACCCTTATTACACATTACAGAATCCACACCGggcagagaccctatgaatgctgcgagtgtgggaaaagcttcgcTCATAGTTCaggcctttctaaacatcagagaatccgtAAAGGAGATAAACTTCATAAAAACCTTCTTTAG